One window of the Balaenoptera ricei isolate mBalRic1 chromosome X, mBalRic1.hap2, whole genome shotgun sequence genome contains the following:
- the LOC132357092 gene encoding LOW QUALITY PROTEIN: trafficking protein particle complex subunit 13-like (The sequence of the model RefSeq protein was modified relative to this genomic sequence to represent the inferred CDS: inserted 1 base in 1 codon), translated as MAVVELAFNCCTDDVIYDKVVDIGRVVPVGSVSIQHSVEGKMFLRKLCLLSFLSPFEVKTKFYNSEMSDLFLEIQIQNISSSTVFIQKVFLKPSEMYTGAELNTVYQAGEDECTFGMRTFLQSMEGRQYLYHLQLKQKFSEKAATIRGLAXMGKLDIVWKRNLGEMAMLQTIKIEREPPGYGNMRLSLETVPDTVILEEPFHITCKITNHSDWKMKLVLKMCDTDSICWCGDSGRYLGKLPPSSTLNFTLTLLSLQLGLQSVSGIQITDKLLKKIYICDDVAKVFVILSMVKMRS; from the exons ATGGCTGTGGTAGAACTTGCATTCAATTGTTGTACTGATGATgtcatctatgacaaagtagtAGACATTGGAAGAGTTGTCCCTGTGGGTTCAGTATCTATTCAACACAGTGTGGAAGGAAAGATGTTTTTAAGGAAACTGTGCTTACTTTCATTCCTCTCACCATTTGAAGTTAAAACTAAGTTTTATAATTCAGAGATGAGTGACTTGTTTCTTGAAATCCAGATTCAGAATATTTCATCTTCAACTGTCTTTATACAAAAGGTTTTCTTAAAGCCGTCTGAAATGTACACTGGGGCAGAATTAAATACTGTCTATCAGGCTGGAGAAGATGAGTGTACCTTTGGAATGAGAACATTTTTGCAGTCAATGGAAGGACGCCAGTATTTATACCACCTTCAGCTCAAGCAGAAATTTTCAGAGAAAGCTGCTACCATTAGAGGACTAG aaatgggaaaattggatataGTGTGGAAAAGAAATCTAGGTGAAATGGCAATGCTACAGACAATTAAAATTGAACGAGAGCCTCCAGGTTATGGAAACATGAGGCTGTCTTTGGAGACAGTCCCAGATACTGTAATTCTAGAAGAGCCTTTTCATATTACCTGCAAGATAACAAACCACAGTGACTGGAAAATGAAATTGGTTTTGAAGATGTGTGATACAGATTCTATTTGTTGGTGTGGTGATTCAGGAAGATATCTTGGAAAGCTACCTCCAAGTTCAACACTCAATTTTACCCTGACACTACTCTCCTTACAACTGGGCCTACAAAGTGTCTCTGGCATACAAATAACAgacaaattattaaagaaaatatacatctGTGATGATGTGGCAAAAGTTTTTGTAATACTTTCCATGGTTAAAATGAGAAGCTGA